In Carassius gibelio isolate Cgi1373 ecotype wild population from Czech Republic chromosome B20, carGib1.2-hapl.c, whole genome shotgun sequence, the following are encoded in one genomic region:
- the LOC127983841 gene encoding uncharacterized protein C1orf198 homolog: MADQPLLTEARKMEYFSSINSMARKIMEEREKIKERHGSAWDQMSPVDQDTAIDDGLLDPRIRARYAMHRVEREELVCFPKLLLLTGQKTVHFGDEDLTWQDEHSAPFSWETKSQMDFSLISSTPEPSVPSSVTESKPKPAQSTKLPSTDESSFWKISAERSRLEGEKAEFQSLTPSQIKSLEKGEKPLPSYLKSESEDVPPSRPVQQRITKPHAPPPPVPISVTPTPPAPVSSSSEGWERAQSTLPSVSTMDDVFSPGLVTRSSSRSNSTVKDAEKAESSPTSSPTFSQFNTSSSILKTGFDFLDNW, encoded by the exons atggCGGATCAACCGCTACTCACGGAGGCCAGAAAGATGGAGTATTTCTCCTCCATCAATTCAATGGCCCGTAAGATTATGGAGGAACGGGAGAAGATAAAGGAGAGGCACGGCTCGGCTTGGGATCAGATGAGTCCGGTGGACCAGGACACGGCGATAGACGACGGTCTGCTGGATCCGCGGATCCGGGCTCGGTACGCGATGCACCGAGTGGAGCGAGAAGAGCTGGTCTGCTTCCCGAAACTACTGCTCCTCACCGGACAGAAGACCGTGCACTTCGGAGACGAG GACTTAACATGGCAAGATGAGCACTCGGCTCCCTTCTCCTGGGAGACCAAG AGTCAGATGGATTTCAGCCTCATCTCCAGCACTCCAGAACCGTCCGTTCCCTCCTCCGTGACCGAATCCAAACCCAAGCCCGCTCAGAGCACCAAGCTGCCCAGCACTGACGAGTCGTCCTTCTGGAAGATCAGCGCCGAGCGCTCGCGGCTGGAGGGCGAGAAGGCCGAGTTTCAGTCTCTGACGCCCAGCCAGATCAAGTCTCTGGAGAAAGGAGAGAAGCCTTTGCCGTCGTACCTGAAGTCAGAGTCTGAGGATGTGCCTCCGTCACGGCCGGTTCAGCAGAGAATCACCAAACCTCATGCCCCTCCTCCCCCCGTTCCCATCAGTGTGACCCCAACACCTCCCGCTCCCGTGTCCTCCTCCTCGGAAGGCTGGGAACGGGCTCAGAGCACGCTCCCGTCTGTGAGCACTATGGATGATGTGTTCAGTCCTGGTCTGGTCACCAGGTCTTCCTCTCGGTCCAACAGCACTGTCAAAGATGCCGAGAAGGCAGAAAGCTCACCCACCTCCAGTCCGACCTTCTCACAG tttaacacaAGCAGCAGTATCCTAAAGACTGGATTTGACTTCTTGGACAACTGGTAA